Proteins from one Gimesia maris genomic window:
- a CDS encoding DUF1559 domain-containing protein, producing the protein MKRLTAKRGFTLIELLVVIAIIAILIALLLPAVQQAREAARRSTCKNNMKQLGIALHNYHETHGIFPQMQVENIRNTVYDPPGTESYLGWNVMLLPFMDQANIYNQINMNGPWREPISPYTVAQLSLFQTPIASLACPSDPADGLNPNIGNFGKSNYVGLYSCAFLPTGATTQTSVNSAWADHTPRNMKSFRDGLSNVVMLGERTTEGTFSGAVWAGSNATNNANSGSYGSWQYHTAVVRTFEGWSTNSDQVLSSYYMINGIGNTGSANAWGLSSSHEGGCHFLLGDGGVRFISENINGDTLIFLCGIDDKNVVGEF; encoded by the coding sequence ATGAAACGGCTCACTGCAAAACGGGGTTTTACCCTGATCGAACTTCTGGTGGTCATTGCCATCATCGCCATTCTGATTGCCCTGCTGCTGCCCGCAGTGCAACAGGCACGAGAAGCAGCACGCAGATCAACCTGCAAGAACAACATGAAGCAGCTAGGAATTGCTTTACACAACTACCATGAAACACATGGTATTTTCCCACAAATGCAAGTCGAGAACATTCGGAATACGGTTTACGACCCTCCTGGTACGGAAAGCTATCTCGGCTGGAATGTTATGCTGCTCCCCTTTATGGACCAGGCAAACATTTACAACCAGATCAACATGAATGGCCCCTGGCGTGAACCGATTTCGCCTTACACGGTCGCTCAGCTGAGCCTCTTTCAAACTCCGATAGCTTCACTGGCCTGTCCTTCGGATCCTGCTGACGGTCTGAATCCGAATATCGGTAACTTTGGAAAGTCCAACTATGTTGGTCTTTACTCATGTGCTTTTCTCCCAACTGGTGCCACTACGCAAACGAGTGTCAATTCAGCCTGGGCTGATCACACTCCCAGAAACATGAAATCGTTCCGAGATGGCCTGAGTAATGTTGTGATGCTGGGTGAAAGAACCACAGAAGGCACTTTCAGTGGCGCGGTCTGGGCAGGGTCAAATGCTACCAACAATGCTAATTCCGGTAGCTATGGAAGCTGGCAATATCACACCGCGGTCGTGCGCACCTTTGAAGGCTGGTCAACAAACTCAGATCAGGTTCTGTCGTCGTACTATATGATCAATGGCATAGGCAACACCGGGTCTGCGAATGCCTGGGGACTGAGCAGTTCCCATGAAGGCGGCTGTCATTTCCTGTTAGGCGATGGTGGCGTTCGGTTTATCAGCGAAAATATCAACGGTGACACCCTGATTTTCCTGTGTGGTATCGATGATAAAAACGTTGTGGGTGAATTCTAA